DNA sequence from the Pyxidicoccus xibeiensis genome:
CTGTGGGTGACGGCGTGGCTGGTGGCGCGCCTCAACCCGGCGCTGCGCGGGCTGGTGTCCCAGGTGGTGGAGCCGCTCATCACGGTGGGCCTGCTGCTGGCGGGCGCGTGTGTGGCGGCGCTGCAACTGGTGGATGGTGCGCTGGTGCGGGCCCTGGTGGGGGCGGGGGTGTTCGCCGGGCTGGTGCTGGTGCGCGAGAAGCTGCCCGGAGCGCTGTCGCTCGTGGGCGAGCTGCGGGACATCGTTGGATTCGTGAGGACGCGAGGCGCTCGATGAAGAAGCCCGACCTGGTCATCTCCATCGTCAACCACAGCAACCCGGAGCTGCTGCACGACTGCCTGCGGACGCTGTACGCGACGACGCGCGACATCTCCTTCGAGGTGTGGATTGTCGACAACGCCACCGACGGCCGCGGCGTCGAGGCGATGCGGCGCGACTTCCCGCAGGTGCGCTGGCTCTTCAACACCGAGCGCAAGGGCTTCTCCGCCAACCACAACCAGGTGCTGCGCGCGGCCCGGGCCCGCTACATCTGCATCTTCAACGACGACACCATCGTCCACGAAGGAGCGTTCGACGCGCTGGTGCGCTTCATGGACGAGCACCCCCGCGTGGGCATGGCGGGCGCGCGGCTGCTGAACGCGGACGGCACCATCCAGAACTGCACCTTCCGGTCCATGTCGCTGGCGGGGCAGCTGTTCGACCTGGTGTTCCTGCCGCGCCCGCTGCACTTCCTCAAGCAGCTGGAGATAGACCCGGCGCAGTACGGGCACGAGGAGGCCCGGGTGAGCTGGGTGCTGGGCGCGTGCATCGTCGTGCGCGAGGAGACGCTGGCGCAGGTGGGCCTGCTGGACGAGCAGATGTCCCCGCTGGGCAACACCGAGGACACGGACTGGTGCGTGCGCGCGTGGGAGGCCGGCTGGGAGGTGGCCTTCTGCCCGGAGGCGGTGATTACGCACCTGGCGAGCCGCTCGTTCCGGCCGTCCGCGACGGGGCATGACAAGGTGCGCGTGGAGCTGTGGCGCACGCGGCTGGCGTACTTCCGCAAGCACCATGGCCGGCTGCACGAGGCCGCGCTGCGGGCCATCCTGGTGGGGACGCTGCCGTACAACTCGGCGGTGCTGACGCAGACGCTGCTGCGCGGGCGGATGAGCCTGCCGGAGTACCGGCGCCAGCTGTCCACCTTCCTGCGCATCTCCGAGATGGGCCTGCGCGCCCGGGTGTGAGGCCGCGCATGCCGTTCTTCTCCATCGTCATCCCCACGTACAACCGGGCGCGGCTGCTGGAGCAGACGCTCGCCTCGGTGTTCGCCCAGGAGGAGCCGGACTACGAGGTGCTCGTCGTGGACGACGGCTCCTCGGACGACACGCTGGAGACGCTGGCGCGCCACGGCGAGCGGGTGCGAGTGTTCCAGCAGCGCAACGCGGGCCCGGGTGCGGCGCGCAACCTGGGCATCCAGGAGGCCCGGGGCGAGTACGTGGCCTTCCTGGACAGTGACGACCTGTGGTTCCCCTGGACGCTGGCCACGTTCCGGCGCGTGCTGCGCGAGGGCGGGGCCTCGGTGGTGATGGCCACTCCGGTGGACTTCTCGCACCCCGAGGAGCTGGCCGGGGTGACGCGCGCGCCGCTCCAGGTGCTGCGCTTCGCGGACTACCTGGCGAGCGCGGCGGACCGGACACCGCGCACGGCCTGCGCGGTGGTGGTGCGCACGGAGGCGCTGCGGCGGGTGGGCGGCTTCACCCCGCTGCGCATGAGCGCCGAGGACTATGACCTGCTGTACCGGCTGGGCACGGAGCCGGGCTTCGCGTGGGTGCGGGCCCCGGTGACGCTGGGCTACCGCAAGCACGCGGGCTCGACGTCCACGTCGCTGGAGTCGCACCACCGGGGCACGCTGTACCAGCTGGAGCAGGAGCGGCTGGGGCGCTACCCGGGTGGCGACGCCCGCAGGCATGAGCGGCTGGACATGCTCCTGTACGGCCTGCGCCACGTGACGCTCTGGCTGCTGGCGGAGCGCCGGGGGGACCTGGCGCTGGACCTCTACTGGCGCGGCCTGCGGTTCCACCTGGCCGCGCCGCGCTGGCGCTTCCTGCTGGGCTTCCCACCCTGGGCGGTGGCCACCTCCGTGCGCCAGCGCGTGGTGCGACGCTAGCGGCCGCCGCCCATCAGCCCACCCAGCATTCCTCCCAGGCCGCCGCCTCCGCTGCCGGGGCCTCCGCCTCCCGCGCCGGCCAGCATCGGCACCACCGCGAGAATCTTGCCCACCAGGCCCGGGTCCAGCCGGGACTTGAGGAAGTCGAGCAGCAGCGGAGCCACCAGCGTGGCCTTGCTCGCGTCGATGTTGAAGCGTCCTAGCAGGGAGACGACGGCGGCCACCTCGCCGGCCTGCGCCGCCGCTCCACCGAGCGCGCTCAGCATGCCGCCCGCGCCGCCTTCCTGGCCGCCCATGAGCCCGCCCAGCGCGCCCATCAGCCCGCCTTCCTGGGGCCCGGGGGTGGATGCCGCGGGGGTGGAGGAGCGCTGCCAGGTGTCCATCTCCGGAACCGCGCGGCCCAGCTGGTCCGCGGCGTCCGGGCCCAGCTTCTCCTTCACCGTGCCCTGCACCAGCTTCAGCAGCGAGCCCGCCACCCCCTGCGCCTGCGTCCCATTCACTCCGAGCTGCTGTGAGAGCTGTCCGATGAGGTCCATCCCGTGCTCCTTTCGTGTGCCGCGTCCGCCTGGAAGGCCCCGTTCTACTGGTCCCGGCGCCCGGCGCGCACGGACTGAAGATGAAGCGTTCGCCACGGACAGGTGAGCGCTCGGCTGCGGGAAGCGCTGAGGGGGATGGTTGCCTCCCTGCCCTCCTGGCGCTTGCCGTCCGGGACTCGGGGCGCTGCGCATCTTCGTGGGGAGGCACGGGCGCAGGGCACGAGAACCCGGAGGCGTGAGATGGACGAGGCCACCCCGGTGGAGGTCGAGGCGACGAAGGAGCCTTCCCCCGACAAGTCGCGGGCCTGGGGAGGCATCGACCTGGGCGGGACGAAAATCGAGGCCGTCATCATCGACGCCAGCGGCACCGTGCTCGGACAGACGCGCCACCCCACGCCGGGAGACGGCAGCCCGGGGGACGTCGTGAAGGCGATGTATGGCGCGCTGAGGGAGGCGGCGCGCGCGGCGGGCCTGACGCCCCAGCAGCTCGCGGGCGTGGGGGTGGGCGCTCCCGGCTCGGTGGATGCCAACGGGGGCACGCTGGCGCACGTCAGCAACGTGGGAAAGGGCTGGTCGGACCCGTACCCCGTGGCGGGCGACCTGGGAGACCTGGTCGAGGGCCGGGTGGTGATTGGCAACGACGTGCAGGTGGCGGTGGCGGCGGAGTACCGGCTGGGCGCGGGCCGGCCCTACCGCTCGGTGCTGGGCGTGTGGTGGGGCACCGGCGTGGGCGGTGGGCTGGTGCTGGACGGCACGCCCTGGCGCGGGCGCGGCGCGGCGGGCGAGATTGGCCACGTGGTGGTGAAGCCGGGCGGCGCGCGCTGCGGCTGCGGCCGGCGCGGCTGCATGGAGGCCTACGCGGGCCGTGCCTCCATGGAGCGCAGGGCGCGCAAGGCCGAGCGCCGGGGGGAGAAGACCCTCCTCTTCGAGCTGATGCGCAAGAAGGGGCGTCCCCGCCTGACGAGCAGTGTCTGGGCCAAGGCCCTGGAGCACGAGGACGCGCTGGCCACGCGGCTCATCGACCGCGCGGTGATGATGCTGGGCGCGGGCCTCGCCTCCGCCATCAACCTGCTGGACGTGGAGGCCGTGATTCTCGGAGGCGGGCTGGGCACGCGGCTCGGGCCCGGGTTCGCGGACCGCATCCACGAAGCCATGGCCCCGCACATCTTCGTCCCCGAGCGCCAGCCTCCGGTGCTGCTCGCGGAGCTGGGCGAGCTGTCCGGCGCCATCGGCGCGGCGCTGCTGGCCGAGCCACCGATGAAGTGAAGGGCTACGGAGGCGTGGCCACGGGCGCGGGCGCGTCCGTTCCAGCCGCCTCGCGGGCAGCCGGCCGGGGCAGCAGCCTGTCCCTCAGCCGCAGGAAGGGCTTCTCCACCGTCACGTACGTCACCCACGCGACGGCCAGCGTGGCGCCCAGGAACGCCAGCAGGTCCAGGCCCCACGCGCCCAGCGTCAGGTGCTTGCGCTCGAAGACCCGCACCACCGGCCCGTGCCACAGGTAGGCGCCGTAGGAGAGCATCGCCACCTGCTGGATGCCCCACCGCGGCGCGGCCGGCAGCTTCAGGGACTCCACGCCCACCAGCACCAGCGCGAAGCCCGCGGCCAGCGCGGAGAACACCCAGACGCCCACCCCGTCCAGCAGCAGCGGGCCCGCCCGGCCGATGGCGACGGCCAGCACCGCCACACCCAGCGCGCCGCACCCCGCGCGCCGCGCCGCGCTCCACTGGCGCCACACGGGGGCCGTCTTCGCCAGGAACACGCCCATGGCCAGCCCGTCCAGGTGCAGGTGCGTGGGCCAGCTGAGCAGGGCCGGCAGCTCGTGCGGCGGCATGTCCGTGGGCAGCTGCCGCCACACGAGCCAGCGGGCCACCAGGCTCACCCCCACCGGCAGCAGCCACGCGAGCGCGGGCCAGTGGCGGCCCCGGAGCCCGAAGGCCAGCAGCGGCAGCACCAGGTAGAAGTGCTCCTCCACGCACAGCGACCAGCTCTGCTCGAAGTCGCGCGCGTCCAGGAAGTTCTGGAGGAAGAGCGCGTAGTGCCAGCCTCCGCCCACGAAGGGCGTGCCGAAGGTCCACGGCTTGAGCGCGTAGAAGGCCAGCACCACGAAGTAGAGCGGCAGCGTGCGCACCCACCGCTTCACCCAGAAGGCCCGCAGCCGCGAGCCGAGGTCCGGCTCCGCCAGCGGACCGAACACCTGCCGGCCGATGAGGTAGCCGGAGAGCACGAAGAACAGGTCCACCCCCATCCACCCGTGGGCGAAGGCGAAGCGCAGGCCAGGGCCCACGGCGTCGCGGATGACCGCCGGCGCATGGAAGAAGAGCACCGCGAGGATGGCCAGGGCCCGCAGCACGTCCAGGCCGTCCAGCCGTGCCGCCGGGGTGTGAGCGGTGGTGACGCCCTCGCTCATGGAAGTCTTCGCCGGGATGGGGATGGCATGGGTCGGCAGGCAGGCGTCAGGGGCGGGCATTGTCTTTCACGGCGCCGCGCAGTCAACAGCGGCCAGGGAGGCGGCCGTCCGCTGGGCGGAAGGGACATGCCGCCCAGGCGCTACGCCGGGCACGTCTATACTCCGGCCATGCTTCGTCGGCTCGCCCAGCGCCTCAACAAGCCTGAGTACTTCTTCCGGCCAGCACAGCTGCTGAAGCGGCTGAGCCGGCCGCGCTGGCTCAATGGGACCGCCGAGCGCGAGCTGCTGCTGCCCTGGGGCCTGAAGCTGCGGGTCCACCCCCGGGAGAACATCGGGCTGTCCGTGCTGCACCTGGGCATCTACGACCTCGTCGTCACCGAGACGCTCCACCGCCTCATCGACCCTGGCGAGCACGTGGCGGACGTGGGGGCCAACCTGGGCTACATGACCAGCCTGA
Encoded proteins:
- a CDS encoding acyltransferase family protein: MSEGVTTAHTPAARLDGLDVLRALAILAVLFFHAPAVIRDAVGPGLRFAFAHGWMGVDLFFVLSGYLIGRQVFGPLAEPDLGSRLRAFWVKRWVRTLPLYFVVLAFYALKPWTFGTPFVGGGWHYALFLQNFLDARDFEQSWSLCVEEHFYLVLPLLAFGLRGRHWPALAWLLPVGVSLVARWLVWRQLPTDMPPHELPALLSWPTHLHLDGLAMGVFLAKTAPVWRQWSAARRAGCGALGVAVLAVAIGRAGPLLLDGVGVWVFSALAAGFALVLVGVESLKLPAAPRWGIQQVAMLSYGAYLWHGPVVRVFERKHLTLGAWGLDLLAFLGATLAVAWVTYVTVEKPFLRLRDRLLPRPAAREAAGTDAPAPVATPP
- a CDS encoding ROK family protein; translation: MDEATPVEVEATKEPSPDKSRAWGGIDLGGTKIEAVIIDASGTVLGQTRHPTPGDGSPGDVVKAMYGALREAARAAGLTPQQLAGVGVGAPGSVDANGGTLAHVSNVGKGWSDPYPVAGDLGDLVEGRVVIGNDVQVAVAAEYRLGAGRPYRSVLGVWWGTGVGGGLVLDGTPWRGRGAAGEIGHVVVKPGGARCGCGRRGCMEAYAGRASMERRARKAERRGEKTLLFELMRKKGRPRLTSSVWAKALEHEDALATRLIDRAVMMLGAGLASAINLLDVEAVILGGGLGTRLGPGFADRIHEAMAPHIFVPERQPPVLLAELGELSGAIGAALLAEPPMK
- a CDS encoding DUF2780 domain-containing protein, translating into MDLIGQLSQQLGVNGTQAQGVAGSLLKLVQGTVKEKLGPDAADQLGRAVPEMDTWQRSSTPAASTPGPQEGGLMGALGGLMGGQEGGAGGMLSALGGAAAQAGEVAAVVSLLGRFNIDASKATLVAPLLLDFLKSRLDPGLVGKILAVVPMLAGAGGGGPGSGGGGLGGMLGGLMGGGR
- a CDS encoding glycosyltransferase family 2 protein, whose protein sequence is MPFFSIVIPTYNRARLLEQTLASVFAQEEPDYEVLVVDDGSSDDTLETLARHGERVRVFQQRNAGPGAARNLGIQEARGEYVAFLDSDDLWFPWTLATFRRVLREGGASVVMATPVDFSHPEELAGVTRAPLQVLRFADYLASAADRTPRTACAVVVRTEALRRVGGFTPLRMSAEDYDLLYRLGTEPGFAWVRAPVTLGYRKHAGSTSTSLESHHRGTLYQLEQERLGRYPGGDARRHERLDMLLYGLRHVTLWLLAERRGDLALDLYWRGLRFHLAAPRWRFLLGFPPWAVATSVRQRVVRR
- a CDS encoding glycosyltransferase family 2 protein — encoded protein: MKKPDLVISIVNHSNPELLHDCLRTLYATTRDISFEVWIVDNATDGRGVEAMRRDFPQVRWLFNTERKGFSANHNQVLRAARARYICIFNDDTIVHEGAFDALVRFMDEHPRVGMAGARLLNADGTIQNCTFRSMSLAGQLFDLVFLPRPLHFLKQLEIDPAQYGHEEARVSWVLGACIVVREETLAQVGLLDEQMSPLGNTEDTDWCVRAWEAGWEVAFCPEAVITHLASRSFRPSATGHDKVRVELWRTRLAYFRKHHGRLHEAALRAILVGTLPYNSAVLTQTLLRGRMSLPEYRRQLSTFLRISEMGLRARV